From the genome of Pedobacter sp. MC2016-14, one region includes:
- a CDS encoding M28 family peptidase, whose product MNRFSLIFLPLFAAGLACFAFLTAANDIGLGTSSLSDTIILKQHLTAITKTSKFRNHSNIDQLNETAAYINKVFAGYSNTVTEQEYKVDGKIYKNVICSFGTENNKRIIIGAHYDVCGNQEGADDNASGVAGILELARLLKGKKLNYRIDLVAYTLEEPPYFRTENMGSYVHAKFLIDSKADVYGMISLEMIGYFRDDKDSQQYPVGLLKLKYGNVGNYITLVKKIGSGDFVQAFAKGFKSTDALPVKTFAGPASLAGIDFSDHLNYWQFGFDALMITDTSFYRNKNYHQATDKMETLDFKRMAKVIDQVFESIGALAPTQG is encoded by the coding sequence ATGAACAGATTTTCGCTGATCTTTTTACCTCTCTTCGCTGCCGGCCTCGCCTGCTTCGCTTTCCTAACGGCTGCAAATGACATCGGGCTCGGTACTTCTTCATTGTCGGATACTATTATCCTGAAGCAGCATTTAACTGCGATAACAAAAACCAGTAAATTCCGCAATCATTCTAATATCGATCAGCTCAATGAAACGGCTGCCTATATTAACAAGGTATTTGCGGGTTATTCCAATACGGTAACCGAGCAGGAATATAAAGTTGATGGCAAAATCTATAAAAACGTGATTTGTTCATTTGGTACTGAGAACAACAAACGCATCATCATTGGCGCGCATTACGACGTCTGTGGCAATCAGGAAGGTGCAGACGACAATGCCAGTGGGGTTGCAGGTATTTTGGAATTAGCGAGGCTATTGAAAGGAAAAAAACTAAATTACAGGATTGATCTTGTAGCTTATACCCTGGAAGAACCGCCCTATTTTAGAACCGAAAACATGGGCAGCTATGTCCATGCAAAATTTTTAATAGACAGCAAGGCTGATGTGTATGGTATGATTTCGCTGGAGATGATTGGATATTTTAGGGATGACAAGGATTCTCAACAATATCCTGTGGGCCTTCTTAAACTCAAATATGGAAATGTGGGCAATTACATTACCCTGGTTAAAAAAATCGGCTCCGGAGATTTTGTGCAAGCTTTCGCTAAGGGCTTTAAATCTACAGATGCGCTGCCTGTAAAAACCTTTGCTGGTCCGGCTTCATTGGCTGGTATAGATTTCTCAGATCATTTAAATTACTGGCAATTTGGCTTTGACGCGCTGATGATTACAGATACCTCTTTTTACCGAAATAAAAACTACCACCAGGCTACGGATAAAATGGAAACGCTGGATTTTAAACGTATGGCCAAAGTTATAGATCAAGTATTTGAAAGCATAGGCGCTTTAGCGCCTACACAAGGATGA
- a CDS encoding DUF6266 family protein, translated as MGELINGPNGSYKGKVGDTIGSSRNGVPYIKGRYKKQAGRVPAGEAANQGKFAMAHKWLQPLLYFVKEGFSAFNRSSGAYNAAKSDLLKNAFEFVGDQLVINPAKANVSYGTLPLSENMAVALQDQNKLKFTWDPSEVKGGDRDDQIMMLAYNVVDRVPVYTMSGMFRKTGEDLLQIPSDRGATYQVYVAFMSVDRNRQSQSLYLGEVTTLVV; from the coding sequence ATGGGAGAATTAATTAATGGACCAAATGGTTCCTATAAAGGTAAGGTTGGGGATACTATAGGTTCTTCTAGAAATGGAGTTCCTTATATAAAAGGACGTTATAAAAAACAGGCTGGGCGAGTACCTGCTGGAGAGGCGGCAAATCAAGGTAAGTTTGCGATGGCTCATAAATGGCTTCAGCCCTTACTTTATTTTGTTAAGGAAGGATTTTCTGCTTTTAACAGGAGTTCTGGTGCTTATAATGCTGCGAAATCGGATTTACTTAAAAATGCGTTTGAATTTGTGGGGGATCAGCTAGTGATTAATCCTGCGAAAGCTAATGTAAGTTATGGTACTTTGCCATTATCAGAAAATATGGCCGTTGCGTTGCAGGATCAGAATAAACTTAAATTTACCTGGGATCCTTCCGAAGTGAAAGGCGGAGACAGGGATGACCAAATCATGATGTTGGCTTACAATGTGGTAGATCGGGTACCGGTTTATACCATGTCTGGTATGTTTCGAAAAACTGGAGAAGACCTTTTGCAAATACCAAGCGATAGAGGAGCTACTTATCAAGTTTATGTGGCTTTTATGTCTGTAGATCGTAACAGGCAATCGCAGAGTTTATATTTGGGAGAGGTGACGACTTTGGTCGTGTGA
- a CDS encoding helix-turn-helix transcriptional regulator, whose protein sequence is MVQSKEEFKINLGKRIEQLRLRAGFTQGKLGSLLDGKDRQFINRYENEGANPTAYILLQLCAALNVTIDELFDFSGLDNKV, encoded by the coding sequence GTGGTTCAAAGCAAAGAAGAATTTAAAATAAATTTAGGAAAACGTATAGAGCAGTTACGATTGAGAGCTGGCTTTACCCAAGGAAAACTGGGTTCTCTACTGGACGGCAAAGACAGGCAATTTATCAATAGGTACGAAAATGAGGGTGCTAATCCAACTGCGTATATTTTATTGCAGTTATGTGCCGCACTAAATGTAACTATAGATGAACTTTTTGATTTTAGTGGACTGGATAATAAAGTATAA
- a CDS encoding AraC family transcriptional regulator produces the protein MREPFKFELLPNVLKSVEELDCLPENYKYKIDYATVKTIQYRHWTWVRQVYSARDDYYAEFVSFEVRRPVPASIRVDVPSFVFLVVFEGELSISDPLTTETFVLQTNHCMVKHFLPGNYVISASDQLTVFYYFVLSDEFLIDHVNQYPKMANTIRMLNQPNASYEYFGTYKLSTTKNTLLKKILNYKKEYKFELRAELGVLMNKVLRGFDKRIKPLAIRNADLSNSEIVSAIKAYIDDNTGAGERFTVETMAFKFNRHAKTVSRSFLMEFGFTLGDYIQHVGMKKAHNLCIDGFTFQDVSEALGYSCISAFTRAFKLHFSYTPSKAKLYSYDGLPVNALSCLKS, from the coding sequence ATGAGAGAACCATTTAAATTTGAGCTGCTCCCCAATGTATTAAAATCTGTTGAAGAATTAGACTGTCTCCCAGAAAATTACAAATATAAAATTGACTACGCCACAGTAAAGACCATACAATATAGGCACTGGACTTGGGTGAGGCAAGTTTACAGTGCACGTGACGATTATTACGCAGAATTTGTCAGCTTTGAGGTTAGGCGTCCTGTTCCGGCCAGCATACGTGTGGATGTTCCTTCATTTGTTTTTCTTGTGGTCTTTGAAGGAGAACTTTCCATTTCTGATCCACTTACGACCGAAACTTTTGTGTTGCAAACCAATCACTGTATGGTGAAGCATTTCCTCCCTGGTAACTATGTAATTAGTGCTTCTGATCAATTGACGGTATTTTATTATTTCGTTTTATCTGATGAATTTTTAATTGATCATGTAAATCAGTACCCAAAGATGGCGAATACCATTAGGATGCTAAACCAGCCAAATGCCAGCTATGAATATTTTGGAACGTATAAATTGAGTACTACCAAAAATACATTGCTCAAAAAAATACTGAACTATAAAAAAGAATATAAATTTGAATTGCGTGCCGAATTGGGTGTATTAATGAATAAGGTATTACGTGGTTTTGATAAAAGGATAAAACCGCTGGCTATTCGTAATGCAGACCTTTCTAATAGCGAAATTGTATCAGCCATTAAGGCTTACATAGATGACAATACGGGTGCAGGGGAGCGTTTTACTGTTGAAACTATGGCATTTAAATTTAACAGGCATGCGAAAACAGTAAGCCGGTCTTTTTTAATGGAATTTGGTTTCACTTTAGGAGATTACATTCAACATGTTGGAATGAAAAAGGCGCATAACCTTTGCATAGACGGCTTTACTTTTCAGGATGTCTCTGAGGCTTTAGGTTATTCTTGTATCTCTGCATTTACACGGGCCTTTAAACTGCATTTTAGCTACACGCCATCTAAAGCTAAACTATATAGCTATGATGGTTTGCCTGTTAACGCTTTATCCTGTCTAAAAAGTTAA
- a CDS encoding DUF6266 family protein, which translates to MGKYIKGILGSFSGKIGTVIGASWRGIDYMRSLSKKRTSPFNQAELAIQSRFKIMTTFLRSIADLISKGFQNVADQTPMNKAVSVNLKNAVTGVAPDFTVDYAKLKFSQGTLMTAGANLVVTAIAGKKVKFTWPDALKVKGSSDPTDKFILLLYSATKDAFVRLYDGGLREDLDCEMIVPSSFVGNLVHTYIIFETADGKKVSDTQYGGAVTIVA; encoded by the coding sequence ATGGGAAAGTACATTAAAGGGATCCTGGGCTCATTCTCAGGAAAAATAGGAACAGTAATTGGTGCCAGCTGGCGGGGAATAGACTACATGAGAAGTCTTTCTAAAAAAAGGACAAGTCCGTTTAACCAGGCCGAACTGGCGATCCAGTCAAGGTTTAAAATTATGACTACCTTTTTGAGGTCTATTGCTGATTTGATTAGCAAGGGCTTTCAAAATGTAGCGGATCAGACACCGATGAACAAGGCGGTTTCGGTAAATTTAAAAAATGCAGTTACTGGAGTTGCTCCTGATTTTACGGTAGATTACGCTAAGCTAAAATTTAGCCAGGGAACCTTGATGACTGCGGGTGCGAACCTGGTAGTAACCGCAATTGCGGGTAAAAAGGTAAAATTTACCTGGCCAGATGCACTTAAAGTTAAAGGTTCTTCTGATCCTACAGACAAGTTCATCTTACTGTTATACAGTGCCACCAAAGATGCCTTTGTAAGACTGTATGATGGGGGCTTACGTGAAGACCTGGATTGCGAAATGATAGTGCCATCTAGTTTTGTAGGAAATTTGGTACATACCTACATCATTTTTGAAACTGCCGATGGCAAAAAAGTGAGCGATACCCAATATGGGGGAGCGGTGACTATTGTAGCCTAA
- a CDS encoding peptidoglycan-binding protein produces the protein MLDIIPLATGEIGVRELTGNNDGKRVEEYLRCVGLKKGNPWCAAWISFVFMKAGYTLPRTGWSPALFRKGKLTREPKRGVVFGLYFPDKKRIAHCGILERVHGSHLYTIEGNTDASGSNEGDGVYRRLRNLKHVRHFAEWR, from the coding sequence GTGCTAGATATAATTCCCCTTGCTACCGGAGAAATTGGTGTACGCGAGTTAACAGGTAATAATGACGGCAAAAGGGTAGAGGAATATTTGCGCTGTGTGGGTTTAAAGAAGGGAAATCCCTGGTGTGCCGCATGGATCAGTTTTGTTTTTATGAAAGCGGGTTATACCTTGCCGAGGACAGGCTGGTCGCCAGCGCTTTTCCGCAAAGGTAAGCTAACTAGGGAGCCTAAAAGAGGAGTGGTTTTTGGGCTTTATTTTCCCGATAAAAAACGTATCGCACACTGCGGGATCCTGGAACGTGTGCATGGCAGTCACCTGTATACAATTGAAGGAAATACGGACGCGAGCGGTAGCAACGAAGGAGATGGGGTTTACAGGCGGCTGAGAAATTTAAAGCATGTCCGTCATTTTGCTGAATGGAGATGA
- a CDS encoding SRPBCC family protein: MKSPKLTNPDCEIVTIRIINTPRAVVFKAWSDPEHLKNWWGPYGFTNTFHEFDFREGGKWDFTMHGPEKGNYINSCEFTAIEIPSLIAWKRYSQPLFRVVVTFEEINTDSTKVIFRQIFDTKKECNKIRPFVEDKNEENMDKLEKEISTYFF, translated from the coding sequence ATGAAATCACCAAAATTAACGAATCCAGATTGCGAAATCGTAACCATAAGGATCATCAATACTCCAAGAGCAGTTGTATTTAAAGCGTGGTCAGATCCAGAACATTTAAAAAACTGGTGGGGTCCTTACGGTTTTACAAATACATTTCATGAGTTTGATTTCAGGGAAGGAGGAAAATGGGATTTTACGATGCATGGACCGGAAAAAGGAAACTACATCAATTCTTGTGAATTTACAGCTATTGAAATCCCTTCACTGATTGCATGGAAACGCTATTCACAACCGCTCTTTCGGGTAGTGGTAACTTTTGAAGAAATAAATACCGACTCAACTAAAGTCATTTTCAGGCAAATTTTTGATACCAAGAAAGAATGCAATAAGATAAGGCCTTTTGTAGAGGATAAAAATGAGGAGAATATGGATAAGTTGGAAAAAGAAATCAGTACTTATTTCTTTTAA
- a CDS encoding DUF2252 domain-containing protein: protein MSKIIAQLKSFNANRLPEMVKLKYEAMAENAFRFFRGTCHIFYARLSKLKIPKSPSVWICGDLHLENFGSYKADNKLVYFDLNDFDEAALAPALWEVLRLLASIFIAFDSLGIGDEQAMNMALLFIKSYSSTLKEGKAINIDPRTAKGILKDFLKNAEESTYAQILHKRTAIAEDKVSLSLQHEKHFKLDKALKKELKAHMEEWIKTSSDGPYNYKVKDVVFRLAGTGSVGVKRYLFLLKSTNTKGKFLLVEMKQCLPSSLAPYHKIEQPNWETEADRVISTQKRMQHMSAALLSATVFRAEAFLIQELQPVKDTLVFKMISDNYRDIYQVIHDMGVLTASAQLRSGGISGSATIDELMKFGQSQSHWQDKTLETARQLADQTNQDYQEFLSARDAQSSGIFDVG, encoded by the coding sequence ATGTCTAAAATTATAGCTCAACTTAAGTCTTTCAACGCCAATAGGTTACCAGAAATGGTGAAGCTTAAGTATGAAGCGATGGCAGAAAATGCTTTTCGGTTCTTTCGCGGCACCTGTCATATTTTTTATGCCAGGTTGAGCAAATTAAAGATTCCCAAATCGCCATCTGTATGGATCTGTGGCGATTTACATTTGGAAAACTTTGGGAGTTATAAGGCAGATAATAAATTGGTTTATTTTGACCTGAATGACTTTGATGAGGCCGCGCTTGCGCCCGCGCTTTGGGAAGTGTTGCGCCTATTGGCTAGTATTTTTATTGCTTTTGATTCGCTGGGTATTGGTGATGAACAGGCGATGAATATGGCCCTGCTTTTTATAAAAAGTTATAGCAGCACACTCAAAGAAGGGAAAGCCATTAACATTGACCCCAGAACGGCAAAAGGAATTCTCAAAGATTTTTTAAAAAATGCAGAAGAAAGTACTTATGCTCAGATCCTTCATAAACGCACTGCGATAGCTGAAGATAAGGTGTCACTTTCCCTGCAGCATGAGAAGCATTTTAAATTGGATAAGGCTTTAAAAAAGGAATTGAAAGCCCATATGGAAGAATGGATTAAAACCAGCAGCGACGGGCCATATAATTATAAGGTGAAAGATGTAGTATTTAGGCTTGCCGGTACGGGTAGTGTGGGGGTAAAACGTTACCTGTTTTTGTTGAAAAGTACAAATACAAAAGGAAAGTTTTTATTGGTGGAAATGAAGCAATGCTTACCATCTTCTTTGGCACCTTACCATAAAATAGAACAGCCAAATTGGGAAACGGAGGCGGATAGGGTGATTAGTACTCAAAAACGTATGCAGCATATGTCGGCAGCTTTGCTTTCTGCTACTGTATTTAGAGCGGAAGCTTTTTTAATACAGGAACTGCAACCCGTTAAAGATACCCTGGTTTTTAAAATGATCAGTGATAATTACCGGGACATCTATCAGGTAATTCATGATATGGGTGTACTAACCGCCTCGGCGCAATTACGGAGCGGGGGAATAAGCGGCTCGGCAACGATAGATGAGCTCATGAAATTTGGACAATCGCAATCACATTGGCAAGATAAAACATTAGAGACAGCCAGGCAGTTGGCAGATCAGACCAATCAAGATTATCAGGAATTTTTATCGGCGAGAGATGCCCAAAGTTCTGGCATTTTTGATGTGGGTTAA
- a CDS encoding polysaccharide lyase family 1 protein, producing MKLSFWGLYVLFLLNLSAFKANGQSIEKPVAFSGAEGFGKYATGGRGGETVAVTNLNDNGEGSFRAALLKYPSSPLTVIFKVEGTIELKSNIKISRPNLTIDGQTAPGNGICLKNKSLIINGASGGRLGNHGNIIIRYLRSRPGGTLSSGLYGIDLENTHDVMIDHCSFSWANEECAAMYDVKNITMQWCIISEGLYQAGHAKGKRSYGGVWGGQKASYHHNLIANQNSRTVRFNGARAHDTLAVVDYRNNVIFNWGSANACYGGEVEINGGRSEVNIVNNYYIPGPATAKEWKFVKANYTEKKAKGVGHWYLEGNVMKGDAALSRKNIKGLDLTEIPDGLRDSVVFTKPFVIEAAYALKDQSAEEALKLVMLNVGAILPKRDAVDERIIDYLKGKGKFGLGSFAKPGIIDSPEAVGGWPF from the coding sequence ATGAAGTTATCTTTTTGGGGCCTATATGTGCTGTTTTTACTGAACTTAAGTGCTTTTAAAGCGAATGGCCAATCGATTGAAAAGCCTGTTGCCTTTTCGGGTGCAGAGGGTTTTGGTAAATATGCTACTGGTGGACGTGGCGGAGAAACAGTTGCGGTAACAAACTTAAACGATAATGGGGAAGGAAGTTTTAGGGCTGCTTTACTAAAATATCCTTCTTCGCCTTTAACTGTTATTTTTAAAGTTGAGGGAACTATTGAACTCAAAAGCAACATCAAGATCAGCAGGCCTAACCTGACTATAGACGGTCAAACTGCTCCTGGAAACGGAATTTGTTTGAAAAATAAATCATTGATTATCAATGGTGCAAGTGGCGGACGTTTGGGCAACCACGGAAACATCATTATCCGTTACCTGCGTTCGAGGCCCGGAGGTACGCTGTCGTCTGGTTTGTATGGCATAGACCTTGAAAATACGCATGATGTAATGATTGATCATTGCTCTTTTAGCTGGGCTAACGAAGAATGCGCTGCCATGTACGACGTTAAAAATATCACGATGCAGTGGTGTATCATTAGCGAAGGCCTTTATCAGGCAGGGCATGCTAAAGGAAAACGGTCTTATGGAGGCGTATGGGGTGGTCAGAAGGCCAGCTATCACCATAACCTTATTGCCAATCAAAACAGCAGAACGGTTCGTTTTAATGGTGCAAGGGCACACGATACCCTGGCCGTAGTAGATTATAGAAACAATGTGATCTTTAACTGGGGATCTGCAAATGCTTGTTACGGTGGCGAAGTAGAGATTAATGGCGGTCGCTCCGAAGTCAACATCGTTAATAATTATTATATCCCGGGCCCTGCTACGGCAAAGGAATGGAAGTTTGTAAAAGCAAACTATACCGAGAAGAAAGCCAAAGGAGTTGGACATTGGTACCTGGAGGGCAATGTGATGAAAGGGGATGCTGCATTGAGCAGAAAGAATATAAAAGGCCTTGACCTTACCGAAATTCCGGATGGGCTAAGGGATAGCGTGGTGTTTACAAAACCTTTTGTCATTGAAGCTGCTTATGCTTTAAAAGACCAATCTGCAGAGGAAGCGCTTAAATTGGTGATGTTGAATGTTGGTGCTATACTGCCCAAAAGAGATGCTGTAGACGAGCGCATCATTGATTATTTAAAGGGCAAGGGTAAATTTGGTCTAGGAAGTTTTGCTAAACCTGGAATTATAGATAGCCCCGAGGCAGTAGGAGGATGGCCATTTTAA